One region of Syntrophobacter fumaroxidans MPOB genomic DNA includes:
- a CDS encoding aldehyde ferredoxin oxidoreductase family protein: protein MNKILRIDTGAEGGPQATVGSPGEYAGLGGRALTSTVVAREVPPLCHPLSAENKLVIAPGLLSGTSGAMSGRISIGAKSPLTGTIKESNAGGQPSQVLARLGYAAVILEGKPATDDLYKVVIDKEGVRIVRDNSLRMLPNYDLIEKMKSEHGEHIACISIGPAGEMKLGAASIACTDTELRPTRHAGRGGLGAVMGSKGIKVIVLDDSGMKTRQPKDPDKFHAANKKFVEGLRNHPVTGQGLPAYGTNVLTNIINEAGGYPTCNFRQGRFEKAHQISGETQAETETVRGGLATHGCHRGCVIRCSGIYNDKDGRYLTKQPEYETVWAHGGQCGISDLDAIAMLDFLDDNYGLDTIEMGVALGVAMEGGLLRFGDAEGAVNLVKEVGKGTPLGRILGSGAEITGKAFGVARIPVVKGQALPAYDPRAVQGIGVTYATSTMGADHTAGYAVATNILKVGGDVDPLKPEGQIELSRNLQIATAAVDSTGMCLFIAFAVLDQPDTFQALIDMINAFYGLQMTADDVVALGKQVLKTERDFNARAGFTAQHDRLPRFFKTEPVGPHNVTFSVPDEELDRVHDY from the coding sequence ATGAACAAGATATTGAGAATCGACACCGGGGCTGAAGGCGGTCCGCAGGCAACCGTCGGCTCCCCGGGAGAATACGCCGGACTTGGAGGAAGGGCTTTGACATCGACGGTGGTCGCCCGGGAGGTGCCTCCGTTGTGCCACCCGCTCAGCGCCGAGAACAAGCTGGTGATTGCGCCCGGACTGCTGAGCGGGACGAGCGGGGCCATGTCGGGCCGAATATCCATCGGGGCCAAGAGTCCGCTCACCGGAACCATCAAGGAATCCAATGCCGGAGGCCAGCCTTCCCAGGTATTGGCCCGCCTGGGATATGCCGCGGTGATCCTGGAAGGCAAGCCCGCCACAGACGATCTCTACAAGGTGGTGATCGACAAGGAGGGGGTCCGGATCGTCCGGGACAACAGCCTCAGGATGCTGCCCAACTACGACCTGATCGAAAAGATGAAATCCGAACACGGGGAGCACATCGCGTGCATCTCCATCGGACCGGCCGGTGAGATGAAGCTCGGCGCGGCTTCCATCGCATGCACCGACACGGAGTTGAGGCCCACCCGTCACGCGGGGCGAGGGGGTCTTGGAGCCGTTATGGGTTCAAAGGGAATCAAAGTGATCGTCCTGGACGATTCCGGGATGAAGACGAGACAGCCCAAGGACCCCGACAAATTCCACGCGGCCAACAAGAAATTCGTGGAAGGTCTGCGAAACCACCCCGTCACCGGGCAGGGCCTGCCGGCCTACGGAACGAACGTCCTGACGAACATCATCAACGAAGCCGGCGGTTATCCCACCTGCAATTTCCGGCAGGGCCGATTTGAGAAAGCCCACCAGATCAGCGGCGAGACGCAGGCCGAGACCGAAACGGTCCGGGGCGGCCTTGCCACTCACGGCTGCCATCGCGGCTGCGTCATCCGCTGCTCCGGCATTTACAACGACAAGGACGGCCGCTATCTGACCAAGCAACCCGAATACGAGACCGTCTGGGCGCACGGCGGGCAGTGCGGCATCAGCGATCTGGATGCCATCGCCATGCTCGATTTTCTGGACGACAATTACGGGTTGGACACCATTGAGATGGGCGTGGCCCTGGGAGTGGCCATGGAAGGCGGCCTGCTCAGGTTCGGAGACGCCGAGGGAGCCGTCAATCTGGTCAAGGAAGTCGGCAAGGGAACGCCCCTCGGCCGGATTCTCGGCAGTGGAGCGGAGATCACCGGCAAGGCCTTCGGAGTCGCCAGGATCCCGGTCGTGAAGGGTCAGGCCCTGCCCGCCTACGACCCGAGGGCGGTTCAGGGGATCGGCGTGACCTACGCCACCTCCACCATGGGGGCCGATCATACCGCCGGGTATGCGGTCGCCACGAATATTCTGAAGGTGGGCGGCGACGTCGATCCATTGAAACCCGAAGGGCAGATCGAGTTGTCTCGCAATCTCCAGATCGCAACCGCGGCCGTCGATTCCACCGGGATGTGCCTGTTCATCGCGTTTGCCGTTCTCGACCAGCCCGATACGTTCCAGGCGCTGATCGACATGATCAATGCGTTCTACGGGCTGCAGATGACGGCCGACGACGTCGTGGCGCTCGGCAAGCAGGTGTTGAAGACGGAACGGGACTTCAACGCCCGGGCCGGGTTCACCGCCCAGCATGACAGGCTGCCGCGCTTCTTCAAGACGGAACCGGTCGGGCCTCACAATGTGACTTTCTCGGTCCCTGACGAAGAACTGGACAGAGTGCACGACTACTAG
- a CDS encoding tetratricopeptide repeat protein, which yields MGIRGFRLGGVLIGVLLICLLPCSIRAQDPGAGAAAYRNAGQAIRIDKPEDALGPMQQAILEDPENLEYQYQLGGIYLRLGRLDEAEVIFRALIAQNEEAYRKAWFDVAHIRSRRGDDAGAVEALGKARPADPGRADYEIGLCRMKLNEYREAIGSFRKAGAARPDLAPRAIAQEGICFAHLKEYKEARKSLEAALKMDQPPETAAELRKLLAAVENAARVGKPWHVTGAVGFQYDSNVLQDSLDEAARASGEGDGAFVANVTGSYDFYRDDSWRVGAAYNHYQVTYFTQSDSGVIGARPALYAQLNKAPFYPGLEYQYSHFWAGGDSKADVQTVVPNLTIVHDEHWRTYIRGEANWRFFRDVTPDDRVYNIGITEMYMMKGGKAHIRAGYLMTLDDLVDSERTGYVSHGGLVGFQYPVYREWFVDVSGLFMWRDYDFDPVISLTRTRKDTEQDLNVLLRGPITSNLQMNFLFQYIWNDSNIVKMGNNESFDPYNYRRAIFTCFLTFDY from the coding sequence ATGGGAATCCGTGGCTTTCGGCTGGGTGGTGTGCTGATCGGCGTCTTGCTTATCTGCCTTCTCCCTTGCTCCATCCGGGCGCAGGACCCGGGCGCCGGTGCCGCGGCCTACCGGAATGCCGGCCAGGCTATCCGGATCGACAAGCCCGAGGATGCCCTCGGACCGATGCAGCAGGCGATCCTGGAAGACCCTGAGAACCTCGAATATCAGTATCAACTGGGCGGTATTTATCTCCGGTTGGGACGGCTGGACGAAGCGGAAGTCATTTTCCGCGCGCTGATCGCTCAGAATGAGGAGGCATACCGAAAAGCGTGGTTCGACGTGGCGCACATCCGTTCCCGGCGAGGGGACGACGCGGGGGCCGTCGAGGCACTGGGAAAAGCGAGGCCGGCAGACCCCGGGCGTGCGGACTATGAGATCGGTCTGTGCCGCATGAAGCTGAACGAGTATCGAGAAGCGATCGGATCTTTCAGGAAGGCCGGGGCCGCAAGGCCCGACCTGGCTCCGCGGGCGATCGCCCAGGAAGGGATCTGCTTTGCCCATCTCAAGGAATACAAGGAAGCCCGCAAATCGCTCGAGGCCGCACTGAAAATGGATCAGCCTCCCGAAACGGCCGCCGAGTTGCGCAAACTGCTCGCAGCGGTGGAAAATGCCGCACGTGTGGGCAAGCCCTGGCATGTCACCGGGGCGGTCGGATTTCAATACGACAGCAACGTTCTCCAGGATTCCCTCGATGAGGCGGCACGCGCCTCCGGAGAAGGGGATGGGGCCTTTGTCGCCAATGTGACCGGAAGCTACGACTTTTATCGCGATGATTCCTGGAGGGTGGGGGCCGCATACAACCACTACCAGGTCACCTACTTCACACAGTCGGACTCAGGGGTGATCGGCGCCAGACCCGCGCTGTATGCGCAGTTGAACAAAGCGCCTTTCTACCCGGGGCTCGAATACCAGTACAGCCATTTCTGGGCGGGGGGGGACTCCAAGGCCGATGTCCAGACGGTCGTCCCGAATCTGACCATCGTCCATGACGAGCACTGGCGGACCTACATCAGGGGCGAAGCCAATTGGCGGTTCTTCCGGGACGTGACTCCCGACGACCGGGTGTACAACATCGGGATCACCGAAATGTACATGATGAAGGGAGGCAAAGCCCACATCCGCGCGGGTTATCTCATGACTTTGGATGACCTGGTCGATTCGGAACGCACGGGGTATGTGAGCCACGGGGGCCTGGTGGGGTTCCAGTATCCCGTCTACCGGGAATGGTTCGTTGACGTTTCCGGGCTGTTCATGTGGAGGGACTATGATTTCGATCCCGTGATCAGCCTGACCAGGACACGCAAGGACACCGAACAGGATTTGAACGTTTTGCTTCGAGGGCCCATCACTTCGAACCTGCAGATGAATTTTCTCTTTCAATATATTTGGAATGATTCGAATATAGTGAAGATGGGGAACAACGAGTCTTTCGATCCGTACAACTACAGAAGGGCGATATTCACATGCTTCCTTACATTCGACTATTAG
- a CDS encoding indolepyruvate oxidoreductase subunit beta, producing MATEKRGLEAVRIFFTGVGGQGTLLATRLVGEAALEEGLPVMMSEIHGMAQRGGVVESSVVMGKVFSPTIADGEADIVLAFEPLEAARALPKCHQESIVISSTVPVLPFTVATGQAVYPELETLYGEVREKVARFIKVDTREIARRAGSERAANLAMVGVLAGTGQLPISGRSWDAAIRKTIPARLIDVNRKAFDLGFEAGGGSL from the coding sequence ATGGCGACTGAAAAGAGGGGCCTGGAGGCCGTGCGCATATTTTTCACGGGAGTCGGCGGACAGGGAACGCTCCTGGCGACTCGTCTTGTCGGTGAAGCGGCGTTGGAGGAAGGGCTGCCGGTCATGATGAGCGAGATTCACGGCATGGCCCAGCGCGGGGGCGTCGTGGAGTCGTCCGTGGTCATGGGTAAGGTTTTCAGCCCCACCATCGCCGACGGGGAAGCCGATATCGTACTGGCGTTCGAACCGCTGGAGGCGGCGCGGGCACTGCCCAAGTGCCACCAGGAGAGCATCGTCATCTCCAGCACGGTTCCCGTGCTGCCCTTCACGGTGGCAACCGGCCAGGCCGTGTATCCCGAGCTGGAAACGCTCTACGGAGAAGTCCGGGAGAAAGTCGCCCGGTTCATCAAGGTGGATACCCGCGAAATCGCGCGCCGGGCGGGATCGGAGCGCGCGGCCAATCTCGCCATGGTGGGCGTCCTGGCCGGGACCGGTCAGCTTCCGATCTCCGGGCGGAGCTGGGATGCGGCCATCAGGAAAACGATCCCGGCCCGATTGATCGACGTCAACCGGAAAGCCTTCGATTTGGGCTTCGAGGCCGGCGGCGGCTCCCTGTAG
- a CDS encoding DUF4412 domain-containing protein, translating to MKNSKLLIPLCLAIAMAFSTALFLPGSCGAVEFSADLVIQPKGEEAMKGKIYVKGDKVRQEILEEGDNQIMIIRPDKKVTWMISPDEKTYMEMPYQAEDKTFEEWTENKEKNSKLIGEETISGIQTNKYENIEDGEKTYFWISKKFPFPIKVEDAEITMEYKNIKEGQVDAALFELPAGYEKMSMPTLPGKSEE from the coding sequence ATGAAAAACAGCAAACTGTTGATTCCGCTCTGTCTGGCCATCGCAATGGCTTTTTCGACAGCCCTGTTCCTGCCGGGTTCCTGCGGGGCGGTTGAATTTTCCGCCGATCTGGTCATTCAACCCAAGGGCGAAGAAGCCATGAAGGGCAAGATCTACGTAAAGGGAGACAAGGTCCGGCAGGAGATTCTGGAAGAAGGCGACAACCAGATCATGATCATCCGCCCGGATAAGAAGGTCACATGGATGATCTCCCCGGACGAAAAAACGTACATGGAAATGCCATACCAGGCTGAGGACAAAACCTTCGAGGAATGGACGGAGAACAAGGAAAAGAATTCGAAGTTGATCGGCGAAGAAACCATTTCCGGCATCCAGACCAACAAGTACGAGAACATCGAAGACGGGGAGAAGACTTATTTCTGGATTTCCAAGAAGTTTCCTTTTCCCATCAAAGTTGAAGATGCTGAAATCACGATGGAATACAAGAATATCAAGGAAGGCCAGGTGGACGCCGCCCTGTTCGAGCTTCCCGCCGGCTACGAGAAAATGTCCATGCCGACGTTGCCCGGCAAATCCGAGGAATAG
- a CDS encoding DUF167 domain-containing protein, whose protein sequence is MKSGSFLRAGEGGTLLDVYLQPRASKNEWAGMHQGCLKIRLTAPPVEGEANKECVKFLAGAFGVSRSDVEIIRGHKSRRKTILIRNSTPEILRAVLLETGVL, encoded by the coding sequence ATGAAGAGTGGTTCATTTCTGCGTGCGGGCGAGGGGGGAACTCTCCTGGACGTCTATCTTCAGCCGAGGGCATCGAAGAACGAATGGGCGGGGATGCACCAGGGTTGCCTCAAGATCAGGCTCACCGCGCCTCCGGTGGAAGGCGAGGCGAACAAGGAGTGCGTGAAATTCCTCGCCGGGGCGTTCGGAGTCTCCCGGTCCGACGTTGAAATCATCCGGGGACACAAATCCCGCCGCAAGACGATTCTGATCCGCAACTCCACCCCCGAGATTCTGAGAGCGGTCTTGCTGGAAACCGGCGTTCTCTGA
- the sfsA gene encoding DNA/RNA nuclease SfsA, translating to MTDSAKPQNPDPGHESRRVAPLAGSPRSPFLIEFPEDSFTAVFLGREKRFLVEAERNGHLFQAHCNNSGSMLGLLRPGSDILLSVSPNPSRRLPYTLESIKLGSHWVGVNTLVPNRILRLAWDRGILPELIGYDRFQNEKTSGESRLDAFAEGPAGQVWIEAKNVTLVEDDVACFPDAVTVRGQKHMRELTALARAGRRAACFFLVQRPDASCFAPADFIDPVYAELFHAAVHAGVEIWPYEAVVTRQGIALGRRLKVVGH from the coding sequence ATGACCGATTCCGCGAAGCCGCAGAACCCCGATCCCGGGCATGAGAGCCGCCGCGTGGCCCCGCTCGCGGGTTCGCCGAGATCCCCGTTCCTGATCGAATTCCCGGAGGACAGTTTCACCGCCGTTTTCCTGGGGCGGGAAAAACGTTTCCTTGTCGAGGCCGAACGAAACGGACACCTGTTTCAGGCACACTGCAACAATTCCGGGAGCATGCTCGGCCTGCTGCGGCCGGGAAGCGACATCCTGCTTTCCGTATCCCCCAACCCCTCGCGTCGACTGCCCTACACGCTCGAATCCATCAAGCTCGGAAGCCACTGGGTGGGAGTGAACACGCTCGTACCCAACCGGATCCTCAGGCTCGCCTGGGACAGGGGAATACTGCCGGAGTTGATAGGTTACGATCGATTTCAGAACGAAAAAACCTCCGGCGAGAGCCGTCTGGACGCCTTTGCGGAAGGACCCGCGGGGCAGGTCTGGATCGAGGCGAAAAACGTGACGCTGGTGGAGGACGACGTCGCCTGTTTCCCGGATGCGGTGACCGTACGCGGGCAAAAACACATGAGGGAACTGACGGCGCTGGCGCGCGCGGGCCGGAGGGCCGCCTGCTTCTTCCTGGTCCAGCGACCGGATGCTTCGTGCTTCGCTCCCGCCGATTTCATCGACCCGGTTTATGCCGAGCTTTTTCACGCAGCAGTGCATGCGGGCGTGGAGATCTGGCCGTACGAGGCGGTTGTCACCCGGCAGGGGATTGCTCTGGGCCGCAGGCTGAAAGTGGTGGGGCACTGA